From the genome of Ferrovibrio sp. MS7:
GCGTGGCGCTGATCGCGGTGCTGATGAAGGCAACGGACATGATGCACCCGCCGGCCGGCGCCAATCCGCTGATCGTGCTGAATGTGAAGCCCGGCCTCGGCTTCCTGCTAGACCCCCTGCTGCTGGCGCTGGGGATCGTGATGCTGGGGGTTTTCCTGTGGAGCAGGCTGCGGCCCGGTTCGTCCTGGCCGTCACGCTGGGGCCTTTAGCGACCGCTAGAGCGTTTCCTCTTCATATTGAACCAGCTGCGTTGCGTCTGGAGGCGGTAGGCCGCTAGGAGAGGTGCGCAGCAGGTACCGGGGGTACCTGCAAGCGCGTCGACGACGCGGATGCCGCCTCCAGACGTAACCCCTTTGGGGCCGGGCGCTTTTGCGTTTTGAGCGCGTCGCCCGGCTTGGCCGTAGCCCCACTACGCCCTGCGCCGGGCTCCTCCTCAAAACGCAAAAGCGCCACGGCGCAGCGATTCAATATGAAGAGGAAACGCTCTAGGCCAGCCAGAACATTCTATTAATATCGAGCGGCGACATGCGGCGGCCATTGCCGCTGCCGTCATAGGTCACCGGCGCATCGCGGAATTCGCGGATGCGATCAGGATTGGCATTGTCGGAGCGCTGCTCGCGGGTGATCACCGACACGATGCGCAGCATCGTCTGCAGATTGACCTCGACGCCGGCCGCGGCACCGTCGGTGACGCGGGCGATTTTCGACGTGGCGACAGCCCCTATCGGCGCATCAAGCGTGGCGCGGTAGATCGGGCTGGTCGGCAGGATCGGTGTAATGGTATCGGCCATAATGCGTTAAGTATAACGCCAGGAGCCGCCGGGCCAACCGCTTTCTTTGGTTAATCGCGGAAAAGCGGGAAATCCGCCACCAATTCCACCGCCGGTGGCTGCCAAAAGGCCGAGCCGCCGGCGATGCTATGGTTAATCTCAGCCTTCGAGATGGCTGCGGAAGCGGCGCACGATGTCGCGCGTCGCCTTGGTCAGCAGGCCCTGATCGACACCGACGGCGACGAAGGTGAAGCCGGCATCGAAGTAGCGCTTCGCGTCTTCCTCGTTCGGCGCCAGGATGCCAGCCGGCTTGCCGGCGGCCTTGCACAATTCCAGCGCCTTCATGATTGCCGCCTGGGCTTCCGGATGCGCCGCATTGCCGAGATGGCCGACATCGGCGGAAAGATCGGCCGGGCCGATGAAGATGCCGTCAACGCCATCCTGCTTGGCGATGGCCGGGATGCGGTTCACGGCGGCCAGTGTCTCCACCTGCACCAGCACACCCAGTTCCTCCTCGACGCGCTTGTGGTAATCCGCCACCAGGCCATAGCGGTTGGCACGCTGCGACATCGACACGCCGCGGATACCCTTGGGCGGATAGCGCGTCGCCGAAACGGCGGCGGCGGCTTCGTTTTCATCCTGCACGAAGGGCAGGATCAGGTTCGGCGCACCGATATCGAGGAAACGCTTGATCAGGATCGGATCATTCCAGGCCGGGCGGACCACCGGCGTGGCGGTGTTGGCATCGATCTGCATCGCCTGCAACTGCTGCAGCACCATCGGCAGTTCATTCGGCGAATGCTCCGTATCCAGCACCACCCAGTCGAAACCAGCCGTGGCGATGATCTCGGCAGCGATATTGGAGCACAGCATGCTCCACAAGCCGATCTGCGGGCGGCCCTCGGCCAGCGCCTTCTTGAAGGCATTGCGGGGTATCTGCATGGCGTTTCCTCCGGGTCGTTCATTAACGGGGCCGGCTGTCATGCCAACCGTTAATATGTGCTTATGGGCCGCCTGGGTTGCAGAAAGGCGACGAAAAAGTCTTAACCAGGGCGGCGGGCTTTTGCTACAGTCTGGCCACGATATTCCCTCCGATAGGAGACTCAAATCATGGATCAGCTTCCCGCCACGCGGAGCCAGGCCGGACAGCAGCGCGGCCTTTCGGTCGGGCGCAGCGGCCAGGCCGGTGACAACCTGCACAGCGCCAAGGATTACCTCACCTTTGCCATTGACACCCAGGTCTACGGCATC
Proteins encoded in this window:
- a CDS encoding HpcH/HpaI aldolase family protein, whose translation is MQIPRNAFKKALAEGRPQIGLWSMLCSNIAAEIIATAGFDWVVLDTEHSPNELPMVLQQLQAMQIDANTATPVVRPAWNDPILIKRFLDIGAPNLILPFVQDENEAAAAVSATRYPPKGIRGVSMSQRANRYGLVADYHKRVEEELGVLVQVETLAAVNRIPAIAKQDGVDGIFIGPADLSADVGHLGNAAHPEAQAAIMKALELCKAAGKPAGILAPNEEDAKRYFDAGFTFVAVGVDQGLLTKATRDIVRRFRSHLEG